The proteins below come from a single Ptychodera flava strain L36383 chromosome 6, AS_Pfla_20210202, whole genome shotgun sequence genomic window:
- the LOC139134250 gene encoding collagen triple helix repeat-containing protein 1-like — translation MKSTCLFFSPIFVALCLVIINVVACEEKQEPSAPQSCTSCCVPGTPGLNGRDGRDGVKGEKGDPGPPGTPVNPSGPLTHVMKQCAWFDLNDGRTDGIITTCEFKKQSDTTALRVLWNGDMRQMSANDTPSCSRWYFTFNGVECSSPLPIDGVMYSNTADNRHRKTSIEGLCFGIYAGRVNVEFRIGGCRYEGTRGHAYTGWNSVSRIIVEEMQLDG, via the exons ATGAAGTCAACTTGCCTTttcttttctccaatttttgtgGCACTTTGCCTTGTTATCATCAATGTGGTCGCATGTGAAGAAAAGCAAGAGCCATCTGCG CCTCAAAGTTGTACCTCTTGCTGCGTTCCCGGCACCCCTGGACTAAATGGGAGAGATGGACGTGATGGGGTCAAAGGTGAAAAGGGTGATCCTGGACCCCCGGGGACTCCAGTGAATCCTAGTGGTCCTCTGACTCATGTCATGAAACAGTGTGCGTGGTTTGATTTGAACGATGGCCGTACCGATGGTATTATCACG ACGTGTGAATTCAAAAAACAGTCCGACACGACAGCACTTCGAGTCCTGTGGAATGGTGATATGCGTCAGATGTCAGCGAACGACACCCCTTCTTGCTCGCGTTGGTACTTCACTTTCAACGGTGTGGAGTGTAGCAGTCCATTACCCATAGACGGTGTGATGTACTCCAATACCGCAGATAATCGTCACCGGAAAACGTCAA TCGAAGGGCTATGCTTTGGCATATATGCTGGCAGAGTAAATGTGGAATTCCGTATCGGAGGATGTAGATATGAAGGGACAAGAGGTCATGCCTACACCGGATGGAACTCGGTTTCTCGCATTATCGTGGAGGAAATGCAGCTTGACGGTTAA